The nucleotide sequence CTCGCCGAGGATCTCGGCTGCTCGCGGTGGGTGGTGACCGAGGCGTACGCGCAGCTGGTCGCCGAGGGATACCTGCTGGCCCGGGTCGGTTCGGCCACCCGGGTCTCGTGGTCGCCGCAGACCGCTCCGGCCCGCCGCCGCGCGGTGCCGGGGCCGGCGCAGCAACCGGTCCGCTACGACCTGGCCCCCGGCCTGCCCGACCTGCGGGCCTTCCCGCGCCGCCGGTGGACCGAGGCGGTGCACTCGGTCACCGGCTCGGCCGCGCGGTACGACCTCGGCCCGCCCGACCCGGCCGGTCATCCGCGACTGCGCGGCACGCTGGCGGAGTACCTGCGGCGCTCGCGCGGGGCCGACACGCAGCCCGGGTCGGTGCTGGTCTGCGCCGGCATCACCGACGGGCTTTTCCGGATCTGCCGGGCACTGCGGGCCGAGGGTGTCACCGGGATCGCGGTGGAGGATCCGGGCTGGGGCCGGCTGCGGGACGCGGCGACCAGCGCCGGCCTGCGGATCCAGCCGGTCGGGGTGGACCGGGACGGGGTACGGGTGGCCGAGCTGGACCGGACCGGCGGGACCCGGGCCGTGGTGGTCGGCGCGGCACACCAGTTCCCGACCGGGGCGGTGCTCAGCCCCGACCGGCGGGCCGAACTGGTCCGCTGGGCCCGGACGGTCGACGGGTACGTCGTCGAGGACGACTACGACGCCGAGTTCCGCTACGACCGCCGGCCGATCGCGGTGATGCAGGGCCTCGATCCGCGCCGGGTGTTCCTGGTCGGCTCGGTCAGCAAGACCCTGTCGCCCGCCCTCGGCCTGGGCTGGACCGTCGCACCGCCGGCCCTACTGTCGGTGCTCGGGGCGGCGAACGCCGTCGCGGCACCCCCGCCGGTGCTGGACCAGCTCGCCCTGGCCACCTTCGTCGACCGCGGCTGGTACGACACGCACCTGCGCGCCGCCCGCCGCCGCTTCCGCACCCGCCGGGACGTACTCGTGCGGGAACTCGCCGCCCGGGTGCCGGACGGCGAGGTGGCCGGCACCGCCGCCGGCCTGCACATCCTGTTGCACCTGCCGGCCGGTACCGACACCGCGACGGTGGTCGGCCGGGCGGCGGTCGCCGGACTTCGTCTGGTGGACCTCGACGCCTACCGCGCGGAGCGGGCCGGGTCACCCGCGCTGGTCCTCGGGTACGGCAACATCACCGACGCCGAGATCCCACCGGCGGTCGCCCTGCTGCGGGCCGCGCTGGACCGGTCGCCGCCAGCCCCCCGAACCGCCGGGCGTCGCGGTCGCCCGACCCGCTAGTGCGATGTCCGGCAACGCCTCGGGGGACGATGGCCGCTACTCGGGCAGGGACTCCGCGTCGACCGGTGCCTCCCGGGCCGCGTCCCGGCCCACCGCCCACCGGACCAGCCGGTTGGCCTCGGCCCGTTCGATCCCGGTGGCCCGCAGAATGTCGCTGGCGGTGGTGCGCACCTGGGCCACGACCACACTGCCGGAGAAGCCGACCCCCTCGTCGTACGCCCGGCCGGCTGCGCTGACGGCGGAGAGCGCGCACTGCCGGGCGGACTTGGGCAGGGTACCGACGCCGAGGTCCTGCCGGAGCATCCGGACCGCGTCGGCGAGGGCCGAGATCGCCTCCGGCAGCGAGGACGGCCGGGGCTCGCCGTCCTCCAGTGCGGTCACCGCCCGGCGTACCAGGGTGCCGCTGTTCTGCACGGCGTGGTTGATGAACTCGGCGCCCTCGAAGTACTGGGTGAGGGCACCCCGGCGGTGCCAACGGGCCGGCGAGAGGATGGTGGTCTCCCGGCCGCCGTGCAGCGCCTCCTCCAGACCGTCCATGTACTCCTCGATCTCGGTCATCCGCTCCAGCGCCCGCTGGGCCCGTGTGGCGTCGTCGGTAGCCAGCGCCTCGGCCGTCTCCGACAACTGGTCGGCGAGCCGGTTCAGTGCCGGCCGGGCCGCCCGGTCGACCAGCCGCAGCGGGTTGACCGGCAGCAGCAGCGCGATCACCGCGAGGGCGATGAAGCCGCCGACCAGCGCGTCGATGACCCGCAGCGACTCGATGTCCGGCGACGCCGGGGTGAGGGCGACGATGAGTACCGCGGTCGCCGCCGCCTGGTTCACCACCGCCGGCCCGCCGCCGAGGAAGATGGTCAGCACGATGCCGAGGGTCACGACGATCCCGAGCTGCCAGGCGCCGCTGCCGATGACGAAGATCAGCAGGTCGCCGACGCCGATCCCCACCGCCACTCCGATGATCAGTTCGACGCTGCGCCGCAGCCGCTGGCCGACCGAGGAGGCGACGGTGCCGATCGCGGCGATCGGCGCGAAGACCGGATCGGGGTTGCCGAGGAAATGACGCGAGACGATCCAGGCCAGCGCGGCGGCCAACCCGGCCTGGACGGCGAGCGCCAGGTTGAACCGGGTGGTGTGCCAGCGGTCCCGGACGGTAGCCTCACCCCGGTCGCGTAACTGACCGAGAGCTTCGGCGATACGGGCCTGGTCGAGATCGAAGCGGTCGACAGTGCGCCGGGCGGAACGCATGGCCCGGCTTACCCGGGATCGCCACCTTCAACCACGAGCGCCAGCGACGGGCTTCGAGGGCACCGGTCGCGGGCTTCGAGGGCACCGGTCGCGGCTTCGGGGCACCGGGTGCAGGTTCAGGGCACCAGTCGCAGGTGGCCCTGCCGGCCGTTCGCCTCGACCTCCCAGCACCGACCGAAGCCCTGCACCCGGTCGAGCTGGATCCGGCCGAGCCGCTCGGGCACGTCGGGGTCCAGGACGAACCGTCCGTCCCCGGCCTGGAGGCCGAACATGGTCCGCAGGAAGAGCAGCGGGGCGGCGCTGGCCCAGGCCTGCGGGTTGCAGGCGGTCGGGTACGGCACCGGCACCCGGCCGAACGAGCGGTCGTAGCCGGAGAACGCCTCCGGCAGCCGGTTGTCGGAGTAGCGGGCCGCCTCCAGCATCGCCACGACGATCCGGTTCGCCTCCGCCCGGAAGCC is from Micromonospora sp. WMMD1102 and encodes:
- a CDS encoding PLP-dependent aminotransferase family protein, giving the protein MPDSQTNSAWATLLEIDSADRGRRPLHDRLTRALRAAIRDGRLATGAAVPPSRALAEDLGCSRWVVTEAYAQLVAEGYLLARVGSATRVSWSPQTAPARRRAVPGPAQQPVRYDLAPGLPDLRAFPRRRWTEAVHSVTGSAARYDLGPPDPAGHPRLRGTLAEYLRRSRGADTQPGSVLVCAGITDGLFRICRALRAEGVTGIAVEDPGWGRLRDAATSAGLRIQPVGVDRDGVRVAELDRTGGTRAVVVGAAHQFPTGAVLSPDRRAELVRWARTVDGYVVEDDYDAEFRYDRRPIAVMQGLDPRRVFLVGSVSKTLSPALGLGWTVAPPALLSVLGAANAVAAPPPVLDQLALATFVDRGWYDTHLRAARRRFRTRRDVLVRELAARVPDGEVAGTAAGLHILLHLPAGTDTATVVGRAAVAGLRLVDLDAYRAERAGSPALVLGYGNITDAEIPPAVALLRAALDRSPPAPRTAGRRGRPTR
- a CDS encoding FUSC family protein, giving the protein MRSARRTVDRFDLDQARIAEALGQLRDRGEATVRDRWHTTRFNLALAVQAGLAAALAWIVSRHFLGNPDPVFAPIAAIGTVASSVGQRLRRSVELIIGVAVGIGVGDLLIFVIGSGAWQLGIVVTLGIVLTIFLGGGPAVVNQAAATAVLIVALTPASPDIESLRVIDALVGGFIALAVIALLLPVNPLRLVDRAARPALNRLADQLSETAEALATDDATRAQRALERMTEIEEYMDGLEEALHGGRETTILSPARWHRRGALTQYFEGAEFINHAVQNSGTLVRRAVTALEDGEPRPSSLPEAISALADAVRMLRQDLGVGTLPKSARQCALSAVSAAGRAYDEGVGFSGSVVVAQVRTTASDILRATGIERAEANRLVRWAVGRDAAREAPVDAESLPE